The following proteins are co-located in the Arctopsyche grandis isolate Sample6627 chromosome 3, ASM5162203v2, whole genome shotgun sequence genome:
- the Pex10 gene encoding peroxisomal biogenesis factor 10, whose protein sequence is MALAIASTAAIFRAAQKDEFFTGMLASRCNDVLRLLGNRTWNKYSQHTAKASQLLYSSLTTLKDFQTLGEEYTGIVQVDDTYMKIPLKLYQIISILLGAFGETIVQKTLKNLKGKVSQNDNMLPDAKRACMKLLLIIQWAIPIVKELHRAWFYLGGQHYNIEKRLMAINYVSSVPGASPPSGLLRPLGIPTLFRAILNAVNSPPTFDEIDTKDVKASVSDVAACSGCLEPNVTPCALPCGHILCNQCARSSNVCFLCRAPYFPRRTVPLQNFSLKL, encoded by the coding sequence atggcGTTGGCGATAGCCAGTACGGCGGCCATTTTCAGAGCCGCCCAAAAGGACGAATTCTTCACGGGCATGCTTGCATCACGCTGCAACGACGTCTTACGACTCCTCGGCAACCGAACATGGAACAAATACTCGCAGCACACAGCCAAAGCGTCGCAACTACTCTACAGTTCATTAACAACCCTAAAAGACTTCCAAACACTCGGAGAAGAATACACGGGCATCGTCCAAGTAGACGACACATACATGAAAATACCCTTGAAGCTGTATCAAATCATTTCTATACTACTCGGCGCATTCGGAGAAACCATCGTACAAAAAACGCTCAAGAACCTCAAAGGCAAAGTATCACAAAACGATAACATGTTACCGGACGCAAAGCGAGCGTGTATGAAACTTCTATTGATCATTCAATGGGCAATTCCGATTGTTAAAGAGTTACACCGAGCTTGGTTTTACTTAGGCGGGCAGCATTACAATATAGAAAAGAGACTGATGGCGATTAATTATGTGAGTTCAGTACCGGGAGCGAGTCCTCCATCAGGACTGCTGCGTCCTTTAGGTATTCCGACTCTGTTTAGAGCAATTCTGAACGCTGTGAACTCTCCGCCAACCTTTGACGAGATCGATACTAAAGATGTGAAGGCTTCCGTGTCGGATGTTGCAGCTTGTAGTGGATGTCTGGAGCCGAATGTGACTCCGTGTGCTCTACCGTGTGGACATATTTTATGCAATCAGTGTGCGAGGAGTTCGAACGTATGCTTTCTGTGCAGAGCTCCGTATTTTCCTAGAAGGACAGTCCCGTTGCAGAATTTCAGCTTAAAATTGTAA
- the Erk7 gene encoding extracellularly regulated kinase 7: MQDTHQSENKTNNNQNYTAKKAPDKTSEIDEHISVRFDIKKRLGKGAYGIVWKAIDKKTTETVAIKKIFDAFRNQTDAQRTYREIFFLQAFRKHPNIIKLHSIHRALNNRDIYLGFEYMQTDLHNVIKCGNILKDIHKQYIMYQMLKATKYIHSGNVIHRDQKPSNVLIDNACRVKIADFGLARSVSLHNQKIGQGGADPCLTDYVATRWYRAPEILIASRSYTKGVDMWSLGCILGEMIVGKPLFPGSSTVNQIERIMSCIPPPSEADILAVCTGYGSSLIRTAVKRRTSLRDILSSGPSEAVDLASCLLVFNPAKRCSAAQALNHPYIARFNIDMNEPLIKGDVVPPLREDLKLPIDEYRDRIYDLLRGGSSREREAPRVPTPTETAHKTLGSQQRSYPSSPLKNSKKADVIKNDTPARTQKTSESFTKPPIQPRVEIVSKVYNPSQSFQTKSKQSLIRSTEALQVKDKRKTMLQKNRSLEDNTSTIEGRRAKCRSSFTRMKTEDMYPKKPNRKSVP, from the exons atgcaagaCACACATCAAAGCGAAAACAAAACCAACAACAATCAAAATTACACAGCGAAAAAGGCTCCGGATAAAACTTCAGAAATCGACGAACACATTTCCGTGAGATTCGATATTAAAAAACGTCTGGGAAAAGGAGCTTACGGAATCGTGTGGAAAGCCATCGACAAGAAAACCACCGAAACTGTGgcgataaagaaaattttcgacGCTTTTCGCAATCAGACGGACGCCCAGAGAACGTACCGGGAGATTTTCTTCTTGCAAGCTTTCAGGAAGCATCCAAACATCATCAAACTGCACAGCATTCACAG GGCATTGAACAACAGAGATATATATCTCGGCTTCGAGTACATGCAAACAGATCTGCACAACGTGATAAAATGCGGAAACATACTCAAGGATATACACAAACAGTACATCATGTACCAGATGCTCAAAGCCACCAAGTACATCCACTCGGGAAATGTCATACACAGAGACCAAAAACCGAGCAATGTTCTGATTGACAATGCCTGCAG agTGAAAATTGCTGATTTCGGATTGGCGAGATCGGTTTCCTTGCACAATCAGAAGATCGGACAAGGAGGAGCTGATCCATGCTTAACGGATTACGTGGCCACTAGGTGGTACAGAGCTCCAGAAATACTCATCGCTAGTAGAAG CTACACAAAAGGAGTGGATATGTGGAGCTTGGGTTGTATATTAGGTGAGATGATCGTCGGCAAACCCCTCTTTCCTGGATCTTCTACTGTAAATCAAATAGAAAGGATCATGTCGTGTATTCCTCCACCGTCAGAAGCAG ACATTTTAGCAGTTTGTACTGGTTATGGATCTTCCTTAATCAGAACTGCTGTCAAAAGAAGAACTTCTTTGCGCGACATTCTCAGTTCTGGTCCTTCTGAAGCTGTCGATCTAGCTTCTTGTCTGCTCGTGTTCAATCCAGCCAAAAGATGCTCGGCAGCTCAAGCGTTAAATCATCCTTACATTGCGAG GTTTAATATTGACATGAACGAGCCGCTGATTAAAGGTGACGTTGTTCCACCTCTCAGAGAAGATCTGAAGTTGCCTATAGATGAATATCGCGATAGGATTTATGACTTGTTGAGGGGAGGCAGTTCAAG AGAGCGCGAAGCTCCAAGAGTTCCGACTCCAACTGAAACGGCGCATAAAACTTTAGGTTCTCAGCAGCGTTCTTATCCTTCGAGTCCTCTGAAGAACTCGAAAAAGGCAGACGTGATCAAAAACGATACACCAGCTCGAACCCAAAAGACCTCGGAGAGCTTCACCAAGCCTCCAATACAACCGAGAGTGGAGATCGTGTCCAAAGTGTACaatccaagtcaatcgtttcaaaCCAAATCGAAACAGAGTCTGATACGGAGTACCGAAGCGCTCCAGGTGAAGGACAAGAGGAAGACGATGCTGCAGAAGAACCGTTCTCTGGAAGACAACACCAGCACGATAGAAGGACGCAGGGCCAAGTGCAG
- the LOC143909604 gene encoding putative divalent cation/proton antiporter TMEM165 isoform X1, translating to MDLNSVSILSMEYDRSSHSGEMYPSTLEHTTPTAHHGLRELLFGSFLKKIENETSSGFVQALIASLSMIIVSELGDKTFFIAAIMAMRHPRAIVFFGAISALIFMTVLSAGFGWVATVVPRAYTYYVSAALFALFGIKMLRDGWKMDPNEGQEELEEVQQDLRKRDDQFEKEAVLTLVDQEMGGRAANAGSRRRAWGVVARIFMQAASMTFLAEWGDRSQLATVILGAREDVWGVILGGIVGHSICTGLAVLGGRIVAQRISVRTVTLIGGVVFLVFAISALFIDPNDT from the exons ATGGATCTCAACTCGGTGTCTATTCTGAGCATGGAGTACGACAGGTCGAGTCACTCCGGCGAGATGTACCCGTCTACATTGGAGCACACGACTCCGACTGCTCATCACGGCCTTCGCGAATTGCTCTTCGGCAGTTTCTTAAAG AAAATCGAAAATGAAACGAGTTCAGGATTCGTGCAGGCCCTCATTGCCTCCCTGTCGATGATAATCGTCAGCGAACTTGGCGACAAGACGTTTTTCATCGCCGCCATCATGGCGATGCGGCATCCGAGAGCCATCGTCTTTTTCGGTGCTATATCGGCGCTCATTTTCATGACAGTCCTATCAG CCGGATTTGGTTGGGTGGCCACCGTCGTGCCAAGAGCGTATACATATTACGTGAGTGCAGCTCTCTTCGCCCTCTTCGGCATTAAAATGCTGAGAGACGGATGGAAGATGGACCCGAACGAAGGTCAGGAGGAACTGGAAGAGGTGCAGCAAGACTTGCGAAAGAGAGACGATCAG tTCGAAAAGGAGGCTGTTTTGACGTTGGTTGACCAGGAAATGGGTGGACGAGCTGCTAATGCTGGTAGCAGGCGTCGGGCTTGGGGAGTGGTTGCTCGTATTTTCATGCAAGCTGCCTCGATGACCTTCCTCGCTGAGTGGGGTGATCGTTCCCAGTTGGCCACTGTTATCTTAGGAGCTAGAGAG GACGTGTGGGGAGTTATACTCGGAGGTATAGTCGGTCATTCGATTTGCACCGGTCTTGCAGTATTAGGTGGAAGGATAGTGGCGCAGAGGATATCCGTCAGAACTG TTACGCTTATCGGAGGAGTAGTCTTTCTCGTATTCGCAATTAGTGCGCTGTTCATCGATCCCAACGACACGTAG
- the LOC143909604 gene encoding putative divalent cation/proton antiporter TMEM165 isoform X3 encodes MKIENETSSGFVQALIASLSMIIVSELGDKTFFIAAIMAMRHPRAIVFFGAISALIFMTVLSAGFGWVATVVPRAYTYYVSAALFALFGIKMLRDGWKMDPNEGQEELEEVQQDLRKRDDQFEKEAVLTLVDQEMGGRAANAGSRRRAWGVVARIFMQAASMTFLAEWGDRSQLATVILGAREDVWGVILGGIVGHSICTGLAVLGGRIVAQRISVRTVTLIGGVVFLVFAISALFIDPNDT; translated from the exons atg AAAATCGAAAATGAAACGAGTTCAGGATTCGTGCAGGCCCTCATTGCCTCCCTGTCGATGATAATCGTCAGCGAACTTGGCGACAAGACGTTTTTCATCGCCGCCATCATGGCGATGCGGCATCCGAGAGCCATCGTCTTTTTCGGTGCTATATCGGCGCTCATTTTCATGACAGTCCTATCAG CCGGATTTGGTTGGGTGGCCACCGTCGTGCCAAGAGCGTATACATATTACGTGAGTGCAGCTCTCTTCGCCCTCTTCGGCATTAAAATGCTGAGAGACGGATGGAAGATGGACCCGAACGAAGGTCAGGAGGAACTGGAAGAGGTGCAGCAAGACTTGCGAAAGAGAGACGATCAG tTCGAAAAGGAGGCTGTTTTGACGTTGGTTGACCAGGAAATGGGTGGACGAGCTGCTAATGCTGGTAGCAGGCGTCGGGCTTGGGGAGTGGTTGCTCGTATTTTCATGCAAGCTGCCTCGATGACCTTCCTCGCTGAGTGGGGTGATCGTTCCCAGTTGGCCACTGTTATCTTAGGAGCTAGAGAG GACGTGTGGGGAGTTATACTCGGAGGTATAGTCGGTCATTCGATTTGCACCGGTCTTGCAGTATTAGGTGGAAGGATAGTGGCGCAGAGGATATCCGTCAGAACTG TTACGCTTATCGGAGGAGTAGTCTTTCTCGTATTCGCAATTAGTGCGCTGTTCATCGATCCCAACGACACGTAG
- the Nse1 gene encoding SMC5-SMC6 complex component Non-SMC element 1 isoform X2, with translation MDEYGEVHIRILQSISRNGVLTDIELVRLLDSIPQYSQLESTDVKDIISQINKEINVFEKQIIFVKNDITGSEELVYISTCDDEISRSQKYFTKSDLEYFKWVLEDIIVSENKTISGISAVNLVSKRLLDEWCYMYYFKKEASGNYSLNTRGIHEFVPYYARNYPTYIDVCDLCKKIVFTSKSCPLCGERFHIHCLNNYLKRINKCPHCKEAYEENMTQSSSQYQLPSQSSAV, from the exons ATGGATGAATATGGTGAAGTCCACATCAGAATTTTGCAATCAATCAGTCGAAATGGTGTGCTGACGGATATCGAACTTGTAAGACTATTAGACTCAATTCCACAATACTCTCAGC tggAAAGCACAGATGTGAAGGATATCATTAGTCaaattaataaagaaataaacgtaTTTGAAAAACagataatatttgtaaaaaacgataTCACTGGCAGCGAAGAACTTGTATACATTTCCACGTGTGACGATGAAATATCACGATCTCAGAAGTATTTCACAAAATCTGACCTGGAGTATTTCAAATGGGTGTTAGAAGACATCATAGTATCTGAAAATAAGACTATTTCAGGCATAAGCGCCGTGAATCTTGTATCGAAa AGACTGTTGGATGAAtggtgttatatgtattatttcaaaaaagaaGCGTCTGGGAACTATTCTCTCAATACAAGAGGAATTCACGAGTTTGTACCATATTACGCAAGAAACTATCCAACTTACATTGATGTATGTGACCTAtgcaaaaaaattgtgtttacg AGTAAAAGTTGCCCTCTGTGTGGAGAAAGATTTCACATccattgtttaaataattatttgaaaaggatTAATAAATGTCCACATTGTAAAGAAGCTTACGAAGAAAATATGACTCAAAGCAGTTCTCAATATCAATTGCCATCTCAAAGTTCTGctgtttga
- the LOC143909604 gene encoding putative divalent cation/proton antiporter TMEM165 isoform X2, whose product MKKSALLCMVIYNLLITFPAVLPNKLPEEETEPAITVSKIENETSSGFVQALIASLSMIIVSELGDKTFFIAAIMAMRHPRAIVFFGAISALIFMTVLSAGFGWVATVVPRAYTYYVSAALFALFGIKMLRDGWKMDPNEGQEELEEVQQDLRKRDDQFEKEAVLTLVDQEMGGRAANAGSRRRAWGVVARIFMQAASMTFLAEWGDRSQLATVILGAREDVWGVILGGIVGHSICTGLAVLGGRIVAQRISVRTVTLIGGVVFLVFAISALFIDPNDT is encoded by the exons ATGAAGAAGTCCGCCCTATTATGCATGGTGATTTACAACCTGTTGATAACATTTCCGGCCGTACTACCAAACAAGCTGCCAGAAGAAGAGACAGAACCCGCTATAACAGTATCG AAAATCGAAAATGAAACGAGTTCAGGATTCGTGCAGGCCCTCATTGCCTCCCTGTCGATGATAATCGTCAGCGAACTTGGCGACAAGACGTTTTTCATCGCCGCCATCATGGCGATGCGGCATCCGAGAGCCATCGTCTTTTTCGGTGCTATATCGGCGCTCATTTTCATGACAGTCCTATCAG CCGGATTTGGTTGGGTGGCCACCGTCGTGCCAAGAGCGTATACATATTACGTGAGTGCAGCTCTCTTCGCCCTCTTCGGCATTAAAATGCTGAGAGACGGATGGAAGATGGACCCGAACGAAGGTCAGGAGGAACTGGAAGAGGTGCAGCAAGACTTGCGAAAGAGAGACGATCAG tTCGAAAAGGAGGCTGTTTTGACGTTGGTTGACCAGGAAATGGGTGGACGAGCTGCTAATGCTGGTAGCAGGCGTCGGGCTTGGGGAGTGGTTGCTCGTATTTTCATGCAAGCTGCCTCGATGACCTTCCTCGCTGAGTGGGGTGATCGTTCCCAGTTGGCCACTGTTATCTTAGGAGCTAGAGAG GACGTGTGGGGAGTTATACTCGGAGGTATAGTCGGTCATTCGATTTGCACCGGTCTTGCAGTATTAGGTGGAAGGATAGTGGCGCAGAGGATATCCGTCAGAACTG TTACGCTTATCGGAGGAGTAGTCTTTCTCGTATTCGCAATTAGTGCGCTGTTCATCGATCCCAACGACACGTAG
- the Nse1 gene encoding SMC5-SMC6 complex component Non-SMC element 1 isoform X1 gives MDEYGEVHIRILQSISRNGVLTDIELVRLLDSIPQYSQLESTDVKDIISQINKEINVFEKQIIFVKNDITGSEELVYISTCDDEISRSQKYFTKSDLEYFKWVLEDIIVSENKTISGISAVNLVSKVQTKNMSKVEAQRLLDEWCYMYYFKKEASGNYSLNTRGIHEFVPYYARNYPTYIDVCDLCKKIVFTSKSCPLCGERFHIHCLNNYLKRINKCPHCKEAYEENMTQSSSQYQLPSQSSAV, from the exons ATGGATGAATATGGTGAAGTCCACATCAGAATTTTGCAATCAATCAGTCGAAATGGTGTGCTGACGGATATCGAACTTGTAAGACTATTAGACTCAATTCCACAATACTCTCAGC tggAAAGCACAGATGTGAAGGATATCATTAGTCaaattaataaagaaataaacgtaTTTGAAAAACagataatatttgtaaaaaacgataTCACTGGCAGCGAAGAACTTGTATACATTTCCACGTGTGACGATGAAATATCACGATCTCAGAAGTATTTCACAAAATCTGACCTGGAGTATTTCAAATGGGTGTTAGAAGACATCATAGTATCTGAAAATAAGACTATTTCAGGCATAAGCGCCGTGAATCTTGTATCGAAagtacaaacaaaaaatatgtcAAAAGTTGAAGCACAA AGACTGTTGGATGAAtggtgttatatgtattatttcaaaaaagaaGCGTCTGGGAACTATTCTCTCAATACAAGAGGAATTCACGAGTTTGTACCATATTACGCAAGAAACTATCCAACTTACATTGATGTATGTGACCTAtgcaaaaaaattgtgtttacg AGTAAAAGTTGCCCTCTGTGTGGAGAAAGATTTCACATccattgtttaaataattatttgaaaaggatTAATAAATGTCCACATTGTAAAGAAGCTTACGAAGAAAATATGACTCAAAGCAGTTCTCAATATCAATTGCCATCTCAAAGTTCTGctgtttga